Proteins encoded by one window of Dioscorea cayenensis subsp. rotundata cultivar TDr96_F1 chromosome 20, TDr96_F1_v2_PseudoChromosome.rev07_lg8_w22 25.fasta, whole genome shotgun sequence:
- the LOC120251577 gene encoding LOW QUALITY PROTEIN: probable aquaporin TIP4-3 (The sequence of the model RefSeq protein was modified relative to this genomic sequence to represent the inferred CDS: deleted 2 bases in 2 codons) — protein MAKLALGNREEATHPDCLRAVLAEIVLTFLFVFAGVASAMAAGKMFGGGDSIMGLTAVALTHALVVAVMVSVGLHISGGHINPAVTLGLAVGGHITLVRSVLYIIAQLIGSSLACLLLRFLTGGLDTPVHTLAVGVGSFQGVIWEIVLTFSLLFSIYGTIVDPKKAITPGLGPLLVGLVVGANVLAGGPFSGASMNPARSFGPALATWNWTDHWVYWVGPLIGGPLASLVYELVFLVRSHAPLPRDDDGAF, from the exons ATGGCGAAGCTAGCCCTAGGGAACCGCGAAGAAGCCACCCACCCGGACTGCCTCCGTGCAGTCCTCGCTGAGATCGTCCTCACCTTCCTCTTCGTCTTCGCCGGCGTCGCCTCCGCCATGGCCGCAG GGAAGATGTTCGGGGGTGGAGATTCGATAATGGGGTTGACGGCGGTGGCGTTGACGCACGCGCTCGTCGTGGCAGTGATGGTCTCCGTCGGGCTTCACATCTCCGGCGGTCATATCAATCCGGCGGTGACGCTGGGCCTGGCTGTTGGAGGTCACATCACTCTCGTTCGATCCGTGCTGTATATCATCGCGCAGCTGATCGGCTCCTCCCTTGCTTGCCTCCTCCTCCGGTTCCTCACCGGCGGCCTT GACACACCGGTGCATACATTGGCTGTTGGTGTGGGTTCATTTCAAGGTGTGATTTGGGAAATAGTCCTTACATTTTCTTTACTA TTTTCTATCTACGGCACAATTGTGGAT CCCAAGAAAGCGATCACGCCAGGGCTAGGCCCGTTGCTCGTCGGGCTTGTCGTCGGAGCCAATGTTCTGGCCGGTGGTCCATTTTCAGGTGCGTCGATGAACCCGGCCCGGTCATTCGGCCCGGCCCTTGCTACCTGGAACTGGACTGATCATTGGGTCTATTGGGTTGGCCCACTTATTGGTGGGCCCTTAGCAAGCCTTGTCTATGAGCTTGTGTTCCTTGTTAGATCTCATGCTCCTCTGCCAAGAGATGATGATGGTGCTTTCTAA
- the LOC120251471 gene encoding E3 ubiquitin-protein ligase ATL42-like produces MSTTFILFLFLLLLSGAGAQTPESSPIKYGVSFRPSVGIVIGIFAIMFSLTIVLLMYAKFCHVAATGLFLRESNSGAAFHHLLHPTQQPRFSGVDKTLIESLPFFRFSSLRGSRAGLECAVCLSPFTDAEILRLLPKCKHAFHIDCVDRWLAGHSSCPLCRQPVDASDAEIFNQFSLSSRFSLLNSSSRRSEGHEEQQQQEEEEEAVVELFVERDEEENKPDQFYHKFKHRIIVSDVMFKSRWSDVNSSDLMALNSEMLCFASSKRFDVSVSVKDELEKKRMMEKKMKKMNDFVLGSGDVGGCSSTESLIPPGSRCMSEITKVARFAGERSGVKEEGEEHEKRRRVWLPIARRTVKWFAGGREERVELREIMREDGVIEV; encoded by the coding sequence ATGTCCACCACCttcatcctcttcctcttcctccttctCCTCTCCGGCGCCGGAGCTCAGACGCCGGAGTCATCCCCGATCAAATACGGCGTCTCTTTCAGGCCAAGCGTCGGCATAGTCATTGGCATCTTCGCCATAATGTTCTCCCTCACCATCGTCCTCCTCATGTACGCCAAGTTCTGCCACGTTGCCGCCACCGGCCTCTTCCTCCGGGAATCCAACTCCGGCGCCGCCTTCCACCATCTTCTCCACCCAACACAACAACCACGCTTCTCCGGCGTTGATAAGACTCTCATTGAATCTCTCCCCTTCTTCCGTTTCTCCTCTCTCCGTGGATCCCGCGCCGGCCTTGAGTGCGCCGTTTGTCTCTCCCCCTTCACCGACGCCGAGATCCTCCGGCTGCTCCCCAAGTGCAAGCACGCCTTCCACATCGACTGCGTCGACCGTTGGCTCGCCGGCCACTCAAGCTGTCCTCTTTGCCGCCAACCTGTAGATGCTTCCGATGCTGAGATCTTCAACCAGTTCTCTCTTAGTTCCCGTTTCTCTCTTCTCAACTCTTCCAGCCGCCGTAGTGAAGGTcatgaagaacaacaacaacaagaagaagaagaagaagcggtGGTGGAGTTGTTTGTTGaaagagatgaagaagagaaCAAGCCTGATCAGTTTTATCATAAGTTTAAGCACCGGATCATCGTCTCCGACGTGATGTTCAAGAGCCGGTGGAGTGACGTCAACTCGTCGGACTTGATGGCTTTGAATTCGGAGATGCTTTGCTTTGCGTCGAGCAAGAGGTTTGATGTGAGTGTGAGTGTGAAGGAtgagttggagaagaagaggatgatggagaaaaagatgaagaagatgaatgaCTTTGTTTTGGGTTCCGGTGATGTCGGTGGTTGTTCTTCTACTGAGTCTTTGATACCACCCGGGAGTCGGTGCATGTCGGAGATCACAAAGGTGGCGAGGTTCGCCGGAGAAAGGTCAGGTGTGAAGGAGGAGGGGGAGGAGCATGAGAAGAGGAGGCGTGTTTGGTTGCCCATTGCTCGGAGGACGGTGAAGTGGTTCGCCGGCGGCCGGGAGGAGAGAGTGGAACTAAGAGAGATCATGAGGGAAGATGGGGTCATTGAGGtttaa
- the LOC120251576 gene encoding probable RNA methyltransferase At5g51130 isoform X2 translates to MVEGQEPPAKEGQKNKKPTVRKRKEVFIYGNYRNYYGYRIDRNLSEDPRLAVLKSEWFEGKDCLDVGCNQGLVTIGVAKKFSCRSILGIDIDRGLIETAKWNLQNVARKEKISCGSSKVLDSGISDSGGCSSPGVFEASKDGTCKSVCGKSLLEESNPLARVSFECKNFVESLHGCYENLSVAKWIHLNWGDDGLITLFVKIWRFLRPGGILILEPQPWSSYKRNRLVSETAKVNFSKILFDPALFREILLDKVGFRSAEDVTDNLSGSISGFNRPITVFYK, encoded by the exons ATGGTGGAAGGCCAAGAGCCGCCAGCTAAGGAGGGgcagaagaacaagaagccCACTGTTCGGAAGCGCAAGGAGGTCTTCATCTATGGCAACTACCGCAATTACTATGGCTATCGG ATTGATCGGAACTTGTCGGAAGATCCTCGGCTTGCGGTGCTGAAGAGCGAGTGGTTTGAGGGGAAAGATTGTCTTGATGTCGGTTGCAATCAAGGGTTGGTAACCATCGGCGTAG CGAAGAAGTTCTCTTGTCGAAGCATTCTCGGGATAGACATTGATCGAG GTTTAATTGAAACTGCAAAATGGAACCTGCAAAACGTAGCTAGGAAGGAAAAAATTAGTTGCGGGTCTTCAAAAGTTTTGGATTCAGGCATTTCAGACAGTGGAGGTTGCTCATCACCGGGGGTGTTTGAGGCCTCAAAAGATGGAACATGCAAGTCCGTGTGTGGTAAATCACTTCTTGAGGAAAGCAACCCTTTGGCTAGAGTTTCTTTCGAGTGCAAAAATTTTGTTGAGAGTTTGCATGGATGCTATGAAAA TTTGAGTGTTGCGAAATGGATCCATTTGAACTGGGGTGATGATGGATTGATCACATTATTTGTCAAGATATGGAGATTTCTTCGACCG GGTGGAATTCTTATATTGGAACCTCAGCCTTGGTCCTCATATAAAAGAAACAGGCTGGTGTCAGAg ACTGCTAAGGTGAACTTCAGCAAAATTCTTTTTGATCCAGCACTTTTTCGAGAAATACTTCTAGATAAG GTGGGATTCAGGTCAGCTGAGGATGTTACAGACAACTTATCTGGCAGCATCTCTGGGTTCAACCGACCAATTACAGTCTTCTACAAGTAA
- the LOC120251576 gene encoding probable RNA methyltransferase At5g51130 isoform X1, whose product MVEGQEPPAKEGQKNKKPTVRKRKEVFIYGNYRNYYGYRIDRNLSEDPRLAVLKSEWFEGKDCLDVGCNQGLVTIGVAKKFSCRSILGIDIDRGLIETAKWNLQNVARKEKISCGSSKVLDSGISDSGGCSSPGVFEASKDGTCKSVCGKSLLEESNPLARVSFECKNFVESLHGCYEKYDTILCLSVAKWIHLNWGDDGLITLFVKIWRFLRPGGILILEPQPWSSYKRNRLVSETAKVNFSKILFDPALFREILLDKVGFRSAEDVTDNLSGSISGFNRPITVFYK is encoded by the exons ATGGTGGAAGGCCAAGAGCCGCCAGCTAAGGAGGGgcagaagaacaagaagccCACTGTTCGGAAGCGCAAGGAGGTCTTCATCTATGGCAACTACCGCAATTACTATGGCTATCGG ATTGATCGGAACTTGTCGGAAGATCCTCGGCTTGCGGTGCTGAAGAGCGAGTGGTTTGAGGGGAAAGATTGTCTTGATGTCGGTTGCAATCAAGGGTTGGTAACCATCGGCGTAG CGAAGAAGTTCTCTTGTCGAAGCATTCTCGGGATAGACATTGATCGAG GTTTAATTGAAACTGCAAAATGGAACCTGCAAAACGTAGCTAGGAAGGAAAAAATTAGTTGCGGGTCTTCAAAAGTTTTGGATTCAGGCATTTCAGACAGTGGAGGTTGCTCATCACCGGGGGTGTTTGAGGCCTCAAAAGATGGAACATGCAAGTCCGTGTGTGGTAAATCACTTCTTGAGGAAAGCAACCCTTTGGCTAGAGTTTCTTTCGAGTGCAAAAATTTTGTTGAGAGTTTGCATGGATGCTATGAAAAGTATGATACAATTCTTTG TTTGAGTGTTGCGAAATGGATCCATTTGAACTGGGGTGATGATGGATTGATCACATTATTTGTCAAGATATGGAGATTTCTTCGACCG GGTGGAATTCTTATATTGGAACCTCAGCCTTGGTCCTCATATAAAAGAAACAGGCTGGTGTCAGAg ACTGCTAAGGTGAACTTCAGCAAAATTCTTTTTGATCCAGCACTTTTTCGAGAAATACTTCTAGATAAG GTGGGATTCAGGTCAGCTGAGGATGTTACAGACAACTTATCTGGCAGCATCTCTGGGTTCAACCGACCAATTACAGTCTTCTACAAGTAA